The Clostridia bacterium sequence CGGAAGCGGCACGCCGTGCCGCTTTTGCAAGCAGTTATTCGTCAGGACATGAGCAGTCCGGAAAGCGTGAAGTTGCCGCCGACGCAGGTGAAGGACACCTCATGCTCCGCCGGCTCGGCGGAATCGTAGATGTGCTCCTTGGCGAGGTAGTTGCCCCAGCCGCCCGGGAAAAGCGCATTAAGATTCTTATTCTCAATCAGCACTCCGTCAATGCGGACTTCGACTTCACCGGCGTTAGGATTGTTCTCCGGCAGGTATCTCCAGAAGATGACGTTCAGCTCTCTGAAGGTTGCCTTGAACTTCAGCGCCCTCCCCTTCTTTTCGGTCGTCCACGCGCCCTTGAGGTGATAGAAGGCGCCGCCGTTGGGCTCGGACTTCCAGCCGCCGAGCTGAGTGGGCTGAATCGTGCCGCCCATCCAGAGCTTCGCGGCGTCGTAGCGGTCCGTATAAAGCGGAGCCGACGGGAACGCGGGGATGACTTTGGAAAGGCGCCCGTACTTTGCCTTCACGCCGTCGAGGTAGGAGGTGACGAGCGAGGCGACCATCTTGTGACCGAGGTCGTTCGGATGGATGTTGTCAGGGGAAATATCAGTCCACTTGATCGTGCCGGCCTTGAGCAGCGGATTCGTCGCGTCGCGGTAGCTGATCATCGGCAGCTTGTAGTAGTTGCCGATCGGGATCTCGGTCTCCTGCACGTTTCCGCCGGTTTCGTTCTGCATAAAGAGCATGAGAACGGCAGTCTCGGGATCGTTCGCAAGCACGCGGCGGATGACTCCCTCGTAATACTCATACTCGTTCGCCGCGTCGTTGACTGCGAATTCGACGATAAGGAAGTCGGGGTCCTTTTTCAGCACGTCGTCTTCGAGGCGGTGGACGCCGAGCATACTGCCGGTCGCGCCGATGCCCATATTGTAGAAGTTGAAGCGTCCCTGCGGGAAGTTGGCGGTCCACCATTCGTAAGTGCGGTAGCCGTAGCAGAGGCGGCTGTTGGACGCGGCGGAGCCGGCGGTGATCGAGCCGCCGAGGACGACCATATTGATGCGTTCGCCGTTCGCGGCGCGCTGCATCACCTTCGCGAGCTTGGCGGTGTCGCCGACGGAAACGATAGAGTTATTTATTGAGGTCTGCGTATACTTGCAATCGAGCGCGTCCTGATTCGGAACGAACGAAAGCTCGACTCCGGCGTAGCCGTAATCCTTATCCGTAATGCCGACGGAGCTGCGCAGCAGGCCGAGCGCGTCGTCAACGCCGACGTCGCCGTCGCCGCTGACGTCGTAGACGGGAACGTCAGCCGCGCTGTACTGCTTCAGTCCCGCGGCGGCGCGAAGCGCGCCGAGCGAGTCGGAAACGGTTATGTCGCCGTCTTCGTCTATATCGCCTATCATCGCTTCCGCGGCGGCCAGCGTATTCATCGGGAACATTCCCGAGATCATCGCGACCACCGGAAGCAGCATAAGAAGCATAGCCATTATTCTCATACACATAGTGATATCCCTCCATTTCATCATTATTATATCACTTAAATGCGTTCATGTCAAGACACGGCGAGTAATATATCCGCGATATCGGAGGGCGTTGCGGCGATGAAGTCCGCCTCCGCGAACTCCTCCGCCGAGCCGTAGCCGTAAAGCACGCCCATAGAGGCGAGCCCCGTCTGCTTCGCGCCCTCGATATCGTAGCTGCGGTCGCCTATCATGACCGCGCCGCTCCTGTCGGAAACGCCAGCGGACGCGAGCGCGTACTCGATGACATCGCGCTTGGAGGTGCGCGTTTCGTCCAGCGTGCTGCCCGCGATGACGGCGAAAAACTCTGCCAGCCCGAAGTGTTCGAGGATCCGCACAGCGAAGGGCTCCGGCTTGGAGGTCGCGACGATGAGCGTCACGCCCGCCTCCTTCAGGCGGCGCAGCGCGTCCGCGACGCCTTCGTACGGGAGGTTCTCGAACATCCCCCTCGCGACGTAATACTCGCGGTAGACGCCTATCGCCTCCCGCGCCTGCGCGTCGGAAAGTCCGCAGCGCATGAAGGAGCCGTGCAGCGGCGGCCCGACGAAGAACTCCAGCTCCGACGGCTCCGCTTCGACGCCGAAGCGTTTAAGCGCGTAGGCCGCGGCGTTCGTTATGCCCGGCGCGGACTCGGTCAGCGTGCCGTCGAGATCGAAAAGAACGTATCTGTATTTCATTCCGGGCCTCCTTTTTCCGTTACAAAAAACCGACCGGCAAAGGGCTGCCGATCGGTTTTGAAAATACGTTTGCTTATTTGACCATGCCGGCGACTTCGGCGGCGAAGTTGTCTTCGCGCTTCTCAAGGCCTTCGCCCTTCTCGAGGCGGACGAACTCCTTGATGCAGACGGCGGAGCCGAGTTCCTTGGCGACGTTCTTGACGAAGGTGTCGACGTTGATCTCGTCGTCCTTGACGAACGCCTGCTCGAGGAGGCAGATCTCCTTGTAGTACTTCGCGATACGGCCCATGACCATCTTCTCGGCGATGTTCTGGGGCTTGCCCTCGTTGATCGCCTGAGCGAGCAGGATCTCCTTCTCCTTCTCGATGAACTCCGCGGGAACGGAGGCCTTGTCGAGGAAGGTGGGGCTCATGGCCGCGATCTGCATCGCGACGTCCTTCGCCATGGAGACGCACTCGGGCTTCGCGAAGGTCGCGTCGTCGGTATCGAGGTTGACCATGACGCCGATGGTGCCGCCGCCGTGGATGTAGGTCACGACGTGGCCTTCGTAACGGACGAAACGGCGGATGGTGAGCTTCTCGCCGATGGTGAGTATCTTTTCGCGGAGAGCGTCGGTAACGGTCATGTTACCGCCGTCGATCGTCATGGCGCCGAGCGCCTCGACGTCGGCGGGAGCGTTCTTGCCGACGGTGGCGGCGACGGCCTTGACGAACTCCTGGAAGCCGGCGTTCTTGGCGACGAAGTCGGTCTCGCTGTTGACTTCGACGAGCGCGGCGACCTTGCCGTCCTCGGAAACGTAGGAACCGATGATGCCTTCGGCGGCTATTCTGCTGGCCTTTTTCTCGGCGGCGGCTATACCCTTCTCACGAAGGTACTCGATCGCCTTTTCCATATCGCCGTCGGACTCGGTGAGGGCCTTTTTGCAGTCCATCAT is a genomic window containing:
- a CDS encoding HAD hydrolase-like protein, with amino-acid sequence MKYRYVLFDLDGTLTESAPGITNAAAYALKRFGVEAEPSELEFFVGPPLHGSFMRCGLSDAQAREAIGVYREYYVARGMFENLPYEGVADALRRLKEAGVTLIVATSKPEPFAVRILEHFGLAEFFAVIAGSTLDETRTSKRDVIEYALASAGVSDRSGAVMIGDRSYDIEGAKQTGLASMGVLYGYGSAEEFAEADFIAATPSDIADILLAVS
- a CDS encoding elongation factor Ts, with amino-acid sequence MAFTAKDVALLREKTGCGMMDCKKALTESDGDMEKAIEYLREKGIAAAEKKASRIAAEGIIGSYVSEDGKVAALVEVNSETDFVAKNAGFQEFVKAVAATVGKNAPADVEALGAMTIDGGNMTVTDALREKILTIGEKLTIRRFVRYEGHVVTYIHGGGTIGVMVNLDTDDATFAKPECVSMAKDVAMQIAAMSPTFLDKASVPAEFIEKEKEILLAQAINEGKPQNIAEKMVMGRIAKYYKEICLLEQAFVKDDEINVDTFVKNVAKELGSAVCIKEFVRLEKGEGLEKREDNFAAEVAGMVK